The following proteins are encoded in a genomic region of Chloroflexota bacterium:
- a CDS encoding AbrB/MazE/SpoVT family DNA-binding domain-containing protein encodes MVLIKPRNKVVRALPKGQLTIPRDFRDALGIEADSLLTISLVNDHLEIAPLRPAADDLRRYSEKDIARFLKEDRLDATTAKKVQALLRKAPR; translated from the coding sequence ATGGTCCTCATCAAGCCTCGCAACAAAGTCGTCCGCGCCCTGCCCAAGGGCCAGCTCACCATCCCCCGCGACTTCCGCGACGCCCTGGGCATCGAGGCCGACTCCCTCCTCACCATCTCCCTGGTGAACGACCACCTGGAGATCGCACCCCTGCGCCCGGCTGCCGATGACCTCCGGCGCTATTCGGAAAAGGACATCGCCCGCTTCCTCAAGGAAGACAGGCTCGATGCAACGACCGCCAAGAAGGTCCAGGCCCTCCTCCGCAAAGCCCCACGCTAG
- a CDS encoding PIN domain-containing protein — MATPSRPRLFLDASLLVAAARSPQGGSATVLQLCAHGLCRAIVTEKVLLEARVNIAEKFGAAELARFYEQLASAKPEIAPPPSEDAVRRCQPLTTAKDVHVLAAAIDSKASHLLTLDRRHLLTPAIQRAGLSFAVLTPGDFLKAFVANL; from the coding sequence ATGGCCACCCCCTCGCGCCCGAGACTCTTCCTGGACGCCAGCCTCCTCGTCGCCGCCGCGCGCTCGCCCCAGGGAGGATCCGCCACGGTCCTCCAGCTCTGCGCCCACGGCCTCTGCCGCGCCATCGTCACAGAGAAGGTCCTCCTGGAGGCGCGCGTCAACATCGCAGAGAAGTTCGGGGCCGCGGAGCTAGCCCGGTTTTACGAACAGCTCGCCTCGGCCAAACCGGAGATCGCTCCGCCTCCTTCCGAAGATGCCGTCCGGCGCTGCCAGCCGCTCACCACGGCCAAAGACGTCCATGTCCTCGCCGCCGCCATAGACTCGAAGGCCAGCCATCTCCTCACCCTGGACCGCCGGCATCTCCTGACCCCCGCCATCCAGCGCGCGGGTCTTTCCTTTGCCGTTCTGACGCCAGGGGATTTTTTGAAGGCCTTTGTGGCCAACCTGTAG